In the genome of Bradyrhizobium sp. CIAT3101, one region contains:
- a CDS encoding DUF3800 domain-containing protein: MAHGNTANSVECYFDESGSHDGSPVLCVAGYIFSRESREALEVKWKQVLSQYGLPHFHMAACAQRTTPFNTISRDAGADAEKKVIKLINDHALLGLAIAINEPDYDYLMTRQDITGDAYSFCCWQILAGVQAWIARNNFEGRISYFFEAGHKSQRRANAIMKRIFEDESLRIRYRYETHGFVEKNDSSAVQAADILAWQQATQMKRWLKNEHRVRADFQALVKNPPHELFIANRKTLGGVIAYQRYLERLPITDAATGRFGNFWFWSPFDGEPGISFRAARGRF, translated from the coding sequence ATGGCACATGGCAACACGGCAAACTCAGTAGAATGCTATTTTGACGAAAGTGGATCGCACGACGGGTCACCCGTCTTATGTGTCGCTGGATACATATTTTCACGGGAAAGCCGCGAGGCTTTAGAAGTCAAGTGGAAGCAGGTCCTGAGCCAATATGGACTGCCCCATTTTCACATGGCGGCCTGCGCACAACGAACCACACCATTCAACACCATATCGCGAGATGCAGGAGCTGATGCGGAGAAAAAAGTCATCAAGTTGATAAACGACCATGCACTTTTGGGCTTGGCGATTGCCATCAACGAGCCAGACTACGATTACTTGATGACACGCCAAGATATCACGGGCGATGCTTACAGCTTCTGTTGCTGGCAGATACTTGCAGGTGTCCAGGCATGGATCGCCCGCAACAATTTCGAAGGCAGAATATCCTACTTCTTTGAAGCCGGCCACAAAAGCCAGCGACGCGCCAACGCGATAATGAAGCGGATCTTCGAAGATGAGTCGCTGCGAATTCGATACCGCTACGAAACTCACGGCTTCGTCGAGAAGAACGACTCAAGTGCGGTGCAAGCTGCCGACATACTTGCTTGGCAGCAGGCGACGCAAATGAAACGCTGGCTAAAGAACGAACACAGAGTGAGGGCCGATTTTCAAGCATTGGTGAAAAACCCTCCCCACGAATTGTTCATTGCGAATAGGAAGACACTGGGCGGCGTCATTGCGTACCAGCGCTATCTTGAGCGTCTGCCCATCACCGACGCGGCCACCGGACGCTTTGGTAATTTTTGGTTCTGGAGTCCTTTCGACGGAGAACCCGGAATTTCCTTTCGCGCAGCTCGCGGTCGATTCTAG
- a CDS encoding helix-turn-helix transcriptional regulator: MTPSQCRAARALIRLSQAQLAKSARVGLSTVIDFEGESREPRGDNLEKMRAALEKAGVLFIEENGEGAGVRLKKTTR; the protein is encoded by the coding sequence ATGACACCAAGCCAATGCCGCGCTGCTCGCGCACTCATCCGATTGTCACAGGCGCAACTAGCGAAAAGCGCGCGCGTAGGATTGTCGACCGTAATTGATTTCGAAGGCGAGAGCCGCGAACCTCGCGGAGACAACCTCGAAAAAATGCGCGCCGCTCTCGAAAAGGCCGGCGTTCTCTTTATCGAGGAGAACGGCGAAGGCGCTGGGGTGAGGTTGAAGAAGACGACGCGCTAA